One window of Curtobacterium sp. 458 genomic DNA carries:
- a CDS encoding heavy-metal-associated domain-containing protein has protein sequence MTTETLLVTGMTCEHCVMSVTEELSEVDGVQGVEVDLVPGGSSTVTVTSDAPVDDDVLCSAVAEAGYEVVRS, from the coding sequence ATGACCACCGAGACCCTGCTCGTCACCGGCATGACCTGCGAGCACTGCGTGATGAGCGTCACCGAGGAACTGTCCGAGGTCGACGGCGTCCAGGGCGTCGAGGTCGACCTCGTGCCCGGCGGCTCGTCGACCGTCACGGTCACCTCGGACGCGCCCGTCGACGACGACGTCCTCTGCAGCGCAGTCGCGGAAGCGGGGTACGAGGTCGTGCGGTCGTGA
- a CDS encoding heavy metal translocating P-type ATPase, with translation MSDVELDITGMTCASCANRIERKLGKLPGVTATVNYATEKAQVRVEDAADVDVDRLIATVASAGYGATVPTPPAASTDTLRPDDETTLLRRRLVVSAVLALPVVVLSMVPVLQFPNWQWAALALAAPVAVWGALPFHRAAWVNARHGAATMDTLVSVGVAAAFLWSLYALFLGDAGVPGMHMAFSWFAADPEGTELYLEVASAVTVFVLAGRYMEARAKRESGAALRALLELGAKDASVLRGGDESRVPVSSLVVGDVVVVRPGERIPSDGVVRAGSSAVDLSMLTGEAVPVEVRTGDHVTGATVNVGGRLEVTITAVGAETELARIGRLVEEAQTGKADVQRLADRVSGVFVPVVIGLALLAFVGWLVLGGSVTAAFTAAVATLIIACPCALGLATPTALLVGTGRGSQLGILIGGPEVLERTRTVDTIVLDKTGTVTTGAMTVRVVVPANGAGPRPRLRDVDLLALAAAVEDGSEHPVARAVVAAARDRGVEVVRAVDFVATPGAGVQAVVDGDAVFVGGLEWVRDAWAVDVPSDTVDAVARAEADGATAVVVARNGAVLGVVVVGDTVKDESAIAVERFRALGLHPVLLTGDNGGAARVVADAVGIDEVHARATPASKLDTVRRMQAQGRVVAMVGDGVNDAAALAAADLGIAMGAGTDAAIAASDITVVSGRLTVVADAVRLSRSTLRTIKGNLFWAFAYNVAAIPLAMAGLLNPVLAGAAMAFSSVFVVTNSLRLRRFRPTA, from the coding sequence GTGAGCGACGTCGAGCTCGACATCACGGGCATGACCTGCGCCTCGTGCGCGAACCGCATCGAGCGGAAGCTCGGCAAGCTCCCCGGGGTCACGGCCACGGTGAACTACGCGACCGAGAAGGCGCAGGTGCGTGTCGAGGACGCCGCCGACGTCGACGTCGACCGGCTCATCGCCACCGTCGCGTCGGCGGGGTACGGGGCGACGGTGCCGACTCCGCCTGCGGCATCCACGGACACACTTCGCCCGGACGACGAGACCACGCTGCTCCGTCGCCGGCTCGTGGTGTCGGCGGTGCTCGCGCTCCCGGTCGTCGTGCTCTCGATGGTGCCGGTCCTGCAGTTCCCGAACTGGCAGTGGGCGGCGCTCGCCCTCGCCGCGCCCGTGGCCGTCTGGGGCGCCCTGCCGTTCCACCGTGCCGCGTGGGTGAACGCGCGGCACGGTGCCGCGACGATGGACACCCTCGTCAGCGTCGGCGTCGCCGCGGCCTTCCTGTGGTCGCTCTACGCGCTGTTCCTCGGCGACGCCGGGGTGCCCGGCATGCACATGGCGTTCTCGTGGTTCGCCGCCGATCCGGAGGGGACCGAGCTCTACCTCGAGGTCGCGTCCGCCGTGACGGTCTTCGTGCTCGCCGGGCGGTACATGGAGGCCCGCGCGAAGCGGGAGTCCGGGGCGGCGCTGCGGGCGCTGCTCGAGCTCGGAGCGAAGGACGCGTCCGTGCTCCGCGGTGGGGACGAGTCGCGCGTGCCGGTGTCGTCCCTCGTCGTCGGTGACGTGGTGGTCGTCCGGCCGGGCGAGCGCATCCCGAGCGACGGCGTCGTCCGGGCGGGGTCGTCGGCGGTCGACCTCAGCATGCTCACCGGCGAGGCGGTCCCGGTCGAGGTCCGGACCGGCGACCACGTCACCGGGGCGACCGTGAACGTCGGCGGCCGGCTCGAGGTGACGATCACCGCGGTCGGTGCCGAGACGGAGCTCGCCCGCATCGGACGGCTCGTCGAGGAGGCCCAGACCGGCAAGGCCGACGTGCAGCGGCTGGCCGACCGGGTGTCCGGGGTGTTCGTGCCCGTGGTCATCGGACTCGCACTGCTCGCGTTCGTCGGCTGGCTCGTCCTCGGTGGCTCCGTCACGGCCGCGTTCACGGCTGCGGTGGCGACGCTCATCATCGCCTGCCCGTGCGCGCTCGGACTCGCGACACCCACGGCCCTGCTCGTCGGGACCGGACGGGGATCGCAGCTCGGCATCCTGATCGGCGGTCCGGAGGTGCTCGAGCGCACCCGGACGGTCGACACGATCGTGCTCGACAAGACCGGGACGGTGACGACGGGTGCGATGACCGTGCGGGTCGTCGTGCCCGCGAACGGCGCTGGACCCCGACCCCGACTCCGCGACGTCGACCTGCTCGCCCTGGCCGCCGCCGTCGAGGACGGCTCCGAGCACCCCGTTGCCCGGGCAGTGGTCGCTGCCGCACGGGACCGCGGTGTCGAGGTCGTCCGCGCCGTTGACTTCGTCGCGACCCCGGGTGCCGGTGTCCAGGCCGTCGTCGACGGCGACGCCGTGTTCGTCGGCGGCCTGGAATGGGTGCGCGACGCGTGGGCGGTCGACGTCCCGTCGGACACGGTGGACGCGGTCGCTCGTGCGGAGGCCGACGGAGCCACCGCCGTCGTGGTCGCGCGGAACGGCGCAGTCCTCGGCGTGGTCGTGGTCGGGGACACCGTGAAGGACGAGTCGGCGATCGCGGTCGAGCGCTTCCGCGCGCTCGGCCTGCACCCGGTGCTCCTCACGGGTGACAACGGCGGTGCCGCACGGGTGGTGGCCGACGCCGTGGGCATCGACGAGGTGCACGCCCGGGCGACCCCCGCGTCGAAGCTCGACACCGTGCGGCGGATGCAGGCCCAGGGCCGGGTCGTCGCGATGGTCGGCGACGGCGTGAACGACGCGGCAGCGCTCGCGGCGGCCGACCTCGGCATCGCGATGGGTGCCGGGACGGACGCGGCGATCGCCGCGAGCGACATCACCGTGGTGAGCGGCCGGCTGACGGTCGTGGCGGACGCCGTCCGGTTGTCCCGCTCGACCCTGCGCACGATCAAGGGGAACCTGTTCTGGGCCTTCGCGTACAACGTGGCGGCGATCCCGCTCGCGATGGCGGGACTCCTGAACCCGGTGCTCGCAGGGGCGGCGATGGCCTTCTCGTCGGTGTTCGTCGTCACCAACAGCCTGCGACTGCGGCGGTTCCGACCGACGGCCTGA
- a CDS encoding nitronate monooxygenase: MRSLPGVLGTAAPVHVAPMAGGPSAPGLVVAAASAGHLAQLAAGYQTVDAMTSQVAAVRAAGVEAFGVNLFVPNPVPIDPEAYEAYRAELEHEAGRTLPPHHEDDDAWADKVAALLDDPVPVVSFTFGLPDRSVVRAFRRRGVVTVQSVTDPVEAVAAAERGVDVLLVQGEAAGGHSAVLDPRVPVRAVPLVELVRSVVAATPLPVVAAGGIGGAEDVGEQLAAGASAVAVGTAVLRTDEAGTSSTHRAALADAAFDRTVLTRAFTGRPARALANAFTRAHPDAPLGYPALHHLTRPLRTDAAASGDPHRLHLWAGRAWRAASDGPVADALEALLA, encoded by the coding sequence ATGCGTTCCCTGCCCGGAGTCCTCGGTACCGCAGCGCCCGTCCACGTCGCACCGATGGCCGGCGGCCCGAGCGCGCCCGGCCTCGTGGTCGCCGCAGCCAGCGCCGGGCACCTCGCGCAGCTCGCCGCCGGGTACCAGACGGTCGACGCCATGACCTCGCAGGTCGCGGCGGTCCGAGCAGCCGGCGTCGAGGCCTTCGGGGTGAACCTGTTCGTCCCGAACCCGGTCCCGATCGACCCGGAGGCGTACGAGGCCTACCGCGCCGAGCTCGAGCACGAGGCCGGCCGGACGCTGCCGCCCCACCACGAGGACGACGACGCCTGGGCGGACAAGGTCGCGGCGCTCCTCGACGACCCCGTCCCGGTCGTCTCGTTCACGTTCGGCCTGCCCGACAGGTCGGTCGTGCGGGCGTTCCGGCGTCGCGGCGTCGTCACGGTGCAGTCGGTGACGGACCCCGTCGAGGCGGTCGCGGCAGCGGAGCGCGGCGTCGACGTCCTGCTCGTCCAGGGGGAGGCCGCCGGTGGGCACTCCGCCGTGCTCGATCCGCGGGTGCCCGTGCGGGCGGTGCCGCTCGTGGAGCTGGTCCGGTCCGTGGTGGCGGCGACGCCGCTGCCGGTCGTCGCGGCCGGCGGCATCGGCGGGGCGGAGGACGTCGGCGAGCAGCTCGCGGCCGGAGCCTCGGCGGTCGCCGTGGGCACCGCCGTGCTGCGGACCGACGAGGCGGGGACGTCGTCGACCCACCGCGCAGCGCTCGCGGACGCGGCCTTCGACCGCACGGTGCTCACGCGGGCCTTCACGGGTCGTCCGGCCCGGGCCCTCGCGAACGCCTTCACCCGCGCGCACCCGGACGCGCCGCTCGGCTACCCGGCGCTGCACCACCTCACGCGGCCGCTCCGGACCGACGCCGCCGCGAGCGGCGATCCGCACCGCCTGCACCTGTGGGCGGGTCGTGCCTGGCGGGCCGCGTCCGACGGTCCGGTCGCCGACGCCCTGGAGGCGCTGCTCGCCTGA
- the pgi gene encoding glucose-6-phosphate isomerase has product MTESAPVDPTSTDGWKKLAAIADGFTPDLRGWFDSDPERAAKYTFQAADLTVDLSKGLVTEEILADLLQVAEDTGVAERFRAMLAGEHINVTEDRAVLHTALRRPAGASPALVVDGQDVDADVHATLDKVYAFAEQIRSGAWTGVTGKRIETVVNIGIGGSDLGPVMVYEALKPYVQQGLEARFVSNIDPADIYEKTADLDPETTLFIVASKTFGTLETLTNARLARQWLWERLGLTDGSDEDKANAVAKHFVAVSTALDKVAAFGIDPENAFGFWDWVGGRYSVDSAIGTAVVVAIGKENWEQFLAGFHAIDEHVRTTPLEQNVPVLMGLLNVWYSNFLGAQSHAVLPYTQYLHRFPAYLQQLTMESNGKRVRWDGSPVTTSTGEVFWGEPGTNGQHAFYQLIHQGTNLVPADFITIANPPRPFTDETGDGKGVQPGTDVHTLFLANFFAQTKALAFGKTADEVRAEGTTDEGIVAARTFPGNKPTASILAPELTPSVLGQLIALYEHIVFTEGTIWGIDSFDQWGVELGKQLALQVTPAVEGDRDALDAQDSSTKALIAKYLELRK; this is encoded by the coding sequence GTGACCGAATCCGCTCCCGTCGACCCCACATCGACCGACGGCTGGAAGAAGCTCGCCGCCATCGCCGACGGCTTCACCCCGGACCTGCGTGGGTGGTTCGACAGCGACCCCGAGCGTGCTGCGAAGTACACGTTCCAGGCCGCCGACCTCACCGTCGACCTGTCCAAGGGCCTCGTGACCGAGGAGATCCTCGCCGACCTGCTGCAGGTCGCCGAGGACACCGGCGTCGCCGAGCGCTTCCGCGCGATGCTCGCCGGTGAGCACATCAACGTCACCGAGGACCGCGCCGTCCTTCACACGGCGCTCCGTCGCCCGGCCGGAGCCTCCCCGGCGCTCGTCGTCGACGGGCAGGACGTCGACGCCGACGTGCACGCGACGCTCGACAAGGTCTACGCGTTCGCCGAGCAGATCCGCTCCGGCGCCTGGACCGGCGTGACCGGCAAGCGGATCGAGACCGTCGTCAACATCGGGATCGGCGGCTCCGACCTCGGGCCGGTCATGGTCTACGAGGCCCTCAAGCCGTACGTGCAGCAGGGGCTCGAGGCCCGCTTCGTCTCGAACATCGACCCGGCCGACATCTACGAGAAGACCGCCGACCTCGACCCCGAGACGACGCTCTTCATCGTCGCGTCGAAGACCTTCGGCACGCTCGAGACCCTGACGAACGCCCGGCTCGCACGCCAGTGGCTCTGGGAGCGTCTCGGGCTCACCGACGGCTCCGACGAGGACAAGGCGAACGCGGTCGCGAAGCATTTCGTCGCCGTCTCGACCGCCCTCGACAAGGTCGCCGCGTTCGGCATCGACCCGGAGAACGCCTTCGGCTTCTGGGACTGGGTGGGCGGCCGCTACTCGGTCGACTCCGCGATCGGCACCGCCGTGGTCGTCGCGATCGGCAAGGAGAACTGGGAGCAGTTCCTCGCCGGGTTCCACGCGATCGACGAGCACGTCCGCACGACCCCGCTCGAGCAGAACGTCCCCGTCCTGATGGGGCTGCTCAACGTCTGGTACTCGAACTTCCTCGGTGCCCAGAGCCACGCGGTGCTGCCGTACACGCAGTACCTGCACCGCTTCCCGGCCTACCTGCAGCAGCTCACCATGGAGTCGAACGGCAAGCGCGTCCGCTGGGACGGCAGCCCGGTGACGACCTCCACCGGTGAGGTCTTCTGGGGCGAGCCCGGCACGAACGGCCAGCACGCGTTCTACCAGCTCATCCACCAGGGCACGAACCTCGTCCCGGCAGACTTCATCACGATCGCGAACCCGCCGCGTCCCTTCACGGACGAGACCGGCGACGGCAAGGGCGTCCAGCCGGGCACCGACGTGCACACCCTGTTCCTCGCGAACTTCTTCGCGCAGACCAAGGCGCTCGCGTTCGGCAAGACCGCCGACGAGGTCCGCGCCGAGGGCACCACGGACGAGGGGATCGTCGCCGCGCGCACGTTCCCGGGCAACAAGCCGACCGCGTCGATCCTCGCGCCGGAACTCACCCCGAGCGTCCTCGGGCAGCTCATCGCGCTGTACGAGCACATCGTGTTCACCGAGGGCACCATCTGGGGCATCGACTCGTTCGACCAGTGGGGCGTGGAGCTCGGCAAGCAGCTGGCGCTGCAGGTCACCCCGGCCGTGGAAGGCGACCGCGACGCGCTCGACGCGCAGGACTCCTCGACCAAGGCGCTCATCGCGAAGTACCTGGAGCTGCGGAAGTAG
- a CDS encoding LysM domain-containing protein, with the protein MRTAPRTVATLGFVTIGIVTLGGCALLRGTESVPGPTRTSPSASVSASPTPTPDESSAEALLEASAHPRTPTPEPSEAAAPAPTLSRIAAGTVVAEGNVASPLGSVHFHFRMVSDGDDTFSAQYSGFTSTLPVPVSVSLFEKPRSVGDGLTYRGVGDHQLGGATAAPGSSATVPLDGSGVDPSGLTTLVTYSSAGPDAAVPVELGPGKVLAVTTVRWSVPARTTNVRPVDGGSRSNAAGKVTATTPSGAPRSYVVAPDDLIGDVAARFGISVRALVWLNEGVQVFGDDQYLYEGTTLNLDPLAR; encoded by the coding sequence ATGAGGACTGCACCGAGGACGGTCGCCACGCTGGGGTTCGTGACGATCGGCATCGTCACGTTGGGCGGGTGCGCGCTGCTCCGCGGCACGGAGTCCGTTCCGGGACCGACACGCACCTCGCCCTCCGCGAGCGTCTCCGCGAGCCCGACCCCGACGCCGGACGAGTCGTCGGCCGAGGCCCTGCTCGAGGCGTCGGCACATCCGCGGACACCGACCCCCGAGCCGTCGGAAGCGGCGGCTCCCGCGCCGACCCTGAGCCGGATCGCCGCCGGCACGGTCGTGGCGGAGGGGAACGTCGCGTCACCGCTCGGCAGCGTCCACTTCCACTTCCGCATGGTCTCCGACGGGGACGACACGTTCTCGGCGCAGTACTCCGGCTTCACGTCGACGCTGCCCGTCCCGGTGTCGGTCTCCCTGTTCGAGAAGCCGCGGTCGGTCGGCGACGGTCTCACCTACCGCGGCGTCGGCGACCACCAACTCGGCGGCGCGACCGCGGCACCCGGATCCTCGGCGACGGTGCCGCTCGACGGGTCGGGCGTCGACCCGTCCGGGCTCACGACCCTCGTGACGTACTCGTCCGCCGGGCCGGACGCCGCGGTCCCGGTCGAGCTCGGCCCCGGCAAGGTCCTCGCCGTGACGACGGTTCGCTGGTCGGTGCCCGCACGGACGACGAACGTGCGACCCGTCGACGGTGGTTCACGGTCGAACGCTGCCGGGAAGGTCACTGCGACGACGCCGAGTGGCGCGCCGAGGTCCTACGTCGTGGCGCCGGACGACCTCATCGGTGACGTCGCGGCGCGGTTCGGCATCAGCGTGCGCGCGCTCGTGTGGTTGAACGAGGGCGTGCAGGTGTTCGGCGACGACCAGTACCTCTACGAGGGAACGACGCTCAACCTCGACCCACTGGCGCGCTGA
- a CDS encoding sugar porter family MFS transporter, with product MVDIKPTAPAVALPPVGTGPHRRRLGVLALVATFGGLLFGYDTGVINGALNPMKAELGLTNLTEGVVTSSLLFGAAIGAMLGGRVADGWGRRKTIILLAVAFFVGTLICVFSPSFGVIVVGRVLLGLAVGGASTVVPVFLAELAPYEIRGSLSGRNELMIVIGQLAAFVVNAIIGSLWGEGGGVWRVMLAVCALPAIALFVGMLRVPESPRWLASKGRNDEALEVLGQIRSKERATAELEDIKRTNEFEAKVQRQSGWRTLLGNKWLIRIVLIGAGLGVAQQLTGINSIMYYGQTVLIESGFEAQAALIANIAPGVIAVIGGVIALANMERINRRTTLIIGFSLTTVCHFLIGIASMLLVTGNPARPWVILFLVVAFVGSMQTFLNIAVWVVLSEIFPTQIRALGMGIAVFCLWIANAFLGLYFPTIVAATGITGTFFGFAVVGVLALLFIWKFVPESRGRTLEEVEEGVTTGNIFVVDKKKARA from the coding sequence ATGGTCGACATCAAGCCGACAGCACCGGCTGTCGCACTGCCCCCCGTCGGCACGGGGCCGCACCGCCGTCGCCTCGGCGTGCTGGCGCTCGTCGCCACCTTCGGCGGCCTGCTCTTCGGGTACGACACCGGTGTCATCAACGGTGCCCTGAACCCGATGAAGGCCGAGCTCGGCCTGACGAACCTCACCGAGGGCGTCGTCACGAGCTCCCTGCTGTTCGGCGCGGCGATCGGCGCCATGCTCGGCGGTCGGGTCGCCGACGGGTGGGGGCGCCGGAAGACGATCATCCTGCTCGCCGTCGCGTTCTTCGTCGGCACACTCATCTGCGTCTTCTCCCCGTCCTTCGGTGTGATCGTCGTCGGCCGTGTGCTGCTCGGACTCGCGGTGGGCGGCGCCTCGACCGTCGTCCCAGTGTTCCTCGCGGAACTCGCGCCCTACGAGATCCGTGGTTCGCTGTCCGGCCGCAACGAGCTCATGATCGTGATCGGCCAGCTCGCCGCGTTCGTCGTGAACGCGATCATCGGCAGCCTCTGGGGTGAGGGCGGTGGCGTCTGGCGCGTCATGCTCGCCGTCTGTGCCCTCCCCGCGATCGCGCTGTTCGTCGGCATGCTGCGGGTGCCCGAGTCGCCGCGGTGGCTCGCGTCGAAGGGGCGCAACGACGAGGCGCTCGAGGTGCTCGGGCAGATCCGCTCGAAGGAGCGCGCGACGGCGGAGCTCGAGGACATCAAGCGGACGAACGAGTTCGAGGCGAAGGTCCAGCGGCAGAGCGGGTGGCGCACGCTGCTCGGCAACAAGTGGCTCATCCGCATCGTGCTCATCGGCGCGGGGCTCGGCGTCGCCCAGCAGCTCACCGGCATCAACTCGATCATGTACTACGGCCAGACGGTCCTCATCGAGTCCGGTTTCGAGGCGCAGGCAGCGCTCATCGCCAACATCGCTCCCGGTGTCATCGCCGTGATCGGTGGGGTGATCGCCCTCGCGAACATGGAGCGCATCAACCGTCGGACCACGCTCATCATCGGGTTCTCGCTGACCACCGTGTGCCACTTCCTCATCGGCATCGCCTCGATGCTGCTCGTGACGGGCAACCCGGCGCGCCCGTGGGTGATCCTGTTCCTCGTCGTCGCCTTCGTCGGATCGATGCAGACCTTCCTCAACATCGCAGTGTGGGTCGTCCTGTCCGAGATCTTCCCGACGCAGATCCGCGCACTCGGCATGGGCATCGCGGTGTTCTGCCTCTGGATCGCGAACGCGTTCCTCGGGCTGTACTTCCCGACGATCGTGGCGGCGACCGGCATCACCGGGACGTTCTTCGGCTTCGCCGTCGTCGGCGTCCTCGCCCTGCTCTTCATCTGGAAGTTCGTACCGGAGAGCCGCGGCCGCACCCTGGAGGAGGTCGAGGAGGGCGTCACCACCGGCAACATCTTCGTGGTCGACAAGAAGAAGGCGCGCGCCTGA
- a CDS encoding DUF4396 domain-containing protein — MVELGTHAFPSPLTALCAVLLVVAVGCTAFVAVDVVRHPPRMRVMALVWPLTMLFGSVVWLVFYLRRGRATAPDHGRWAGTAIDTSHCGAGCALGDLVGEFGLAWFPAIGAVIGLGSLYQDRMVAGWVVDFVLAYLLGIGFQYFAIAPMRGLGVRAGLVAALKADTLSIVAWQIGMYGLMAVWQLVVFPALFGGRASVFSPEFWVAMQLAMVAGFVCAYPVNAWLVRRGIKEAM; from the coding sequence GTGGTCGAGCTCGGGACCCATGCCTTCCCGTCCCCGCTCACCGCGCTCTGCGCGGTGCTCCTGGTCGTCGCGGTCGGTTGCACGGCGTTCGTCGCCGTCGACGTCGTCCGGCACCCGCCGCGGATGCGGGTGATGGCGCTCGTCTGGCCGCTGACGATGTTGTTCGGCAGCGTCGTCTGGCTCGTGTTCTACCTCCGACGCGGGAGGGCGACCGCGCCGGACCACGGCCGGTGGGCCGGGACGGCGATCGACACGAGCCACTGCGGCGCAGGGTGTGCACTCGGCGACCTGGTGGGCGAGTTCGGGCTCGCCTGGTTCCCGGCGATCGGTGCCGTCATCGGGCTGGGTTCGCTCTACCAGGACCGCATGGTCGCAGGGTGGGTCGTGGACTTCGTCCTCGCCTACCTGCTCGGCATCGGCTTCCAGTACTTCGCCATCGCCCCGATGCGCGGCCTCGGCGTCCGTGCCGGGCTCGTCGCCGCGCTCAAGGCCGACACGCTGAGCATCGTCGCGTGGCAGATCGGGATGTACGGGCTCATGGCCGTGTGGCAGCTCGTCGTGTTCCCCGCGCTCTTCGGCGGACGGGCGAGTGTCTTCTCGCCGGAGTTCTGGGTGGCGATGCAGCTCGCCATGGTCGCCGGGTTCGTGTGCGCCTACCCGGTGAACGCCTGGCTGGTGCGTCGCGGGATCAAGGAGGCCATGTGA
- a CDS encoding MarR family transcriptional regulator gives MAEIDEVLAASRGLLGIVARSLTPALEHVTVPQFRLIVLVTTLGPTRAGDLAERLAVEPSTLTRNVDRLVAGGWVERRPGAANRREVLVAATDRGRALVDEVSARRSRELAEVLERVPEAERPAVVAGMRALRTAMDEPLPEEVSAFGG, from the coding sequence ATGGCTGAGATCGACGAGGTGCTCGCGGCGTCCCGAGGGCTGCTCGGCATCGTCGCGCGTTCGCTGACGCCCGCCCTCGAGCACGTCACCGTCCCGCAGTTCCGGCTGATCGTGCTCGTCACCACGCTGGGGCCGACCCGTGCCGGCGACCTCGCCGAGCGTCTGGCGGTCGAACCCTCCACGCTGACGCGCAACGTCGACCGCCTCGTGGCCGGAGGTTGGGTCGAGCGCCGGCCGGGTGCTGCGAACCGGCGTGAGGTGCTCGTGGCCGCGACGGACCGCGGTCGGGCGCTCGTCGACGAGGTCAGCGCGCGACGGAGCCGTGAGCTGGCGGAGGTACTGGAGCGGGTGCCCGAGGCGGAGCGGCCCGCGGTGGTCGCCGGGATGCGGGCGCTGCGGACGGCGATGGACGAGCCGCTGCCGGAGGAGGTCTCGGCCTTCGGGGGCTGA
- a CDS encoding chloride channel protein, whose protein sequence is MSTSAPARSHLHAAGTRFGGAAVRLGLPALVVGAGAGLAAVVFRWLIEHATWVFSGHADYSATSGHPANPWVPWLGAGFVVLAPAVGGLLYGPLIHRFAREARGHGVPEVMFAVDRNGGRIRGSVAVVKALASAICIGAGGSVGREGPIIQIGSALGSTIGRWMRMPEVRLKTLVACGAAGGISATFNAPVAGVFFALELLLRDFTPTSFGAVAIASVTAALVGRSVFGDSAFLHLPAIGGVTPPEYLLFALLGLVAGAVGIGFTRVLYLVEDACDLLWRASRGPEWLRPVVGGLLLGLLLLALPQMYGVGYPVLEHGVAGQYALGFLAVLVVGKVLATSLTLGIGGSGGVFAPSLFIGAMVGAAFGEAAAVVEPALHGQIGAFAVVGMGAVFAGSTRAPITAGIMLFELTGDYALVLPVVVAVVIATAVSKVLSRDTVYTLKLSRRGVDLTDSAVPVRRSSGATVGGAARPLGALVPLTATAAEALVAVETGGGAPVVVVDAEGRFAGVVSARSAGESVLTDVDFADRPVLDVASDVTAVHDDVELDGVVQDVIEASDTAGLPAVDGDGRPVGWLGRADALRALVPAA, encoded by the coding sequence GTGTCGACATCCGCTCCCGCCCGCTCCCACCTGCACGCCGCTGGTACCCGCTTCGGCGGCGCCGCCGTCCGACTCGGCCTGCCCGCCCTCGTCGTCGGTGCCGGCGCCGGGCTCGCCGCCGTCGTCTTCCGCTGGCTCATCGAGCACGCCACGTGGGTCTTCAGCGGGCACGCCGACTACTCCGCGACCAGCGGGCACCCCGCGAACCCGTGGGTCCCGTGGCTCGGCGCCGGCTTCGTGGTGCTCGCCCCCGCGGTCGGCGGGCTGCTCTACGGGCCGCTCATCCACCGGTTCGCGCGTGAGGCGCGGGGGCACGGCGTGCCCGAGGTCATGTTCGCGGTCGACCGGAACGGCGGTCGGATCCGCGGCAGCGTCGCCGTCGTGAAGGCCCTCGCGAGCGCGATCTGCATCGGGGCAGGCGGCTCCGTCGGCAGGGAGGGTCCGATCATCCAGATCGGCTCGGCACTCGGTTCGACGATCGGCCGGTGGATGCGGATGCCCGAGGTCCGGCTGAAGACCCTCGTCGCGTGCGGTGCGGCCGGCGGAATCTCCGCCACGTTCAACGCTCCCGTGGCCGGGGTCTTCTTCGCGCTCGAGCTCCTCCTCCGCGACTTCACCCCGACGTCGTTCGGCGCGGTGGCGATCGCGAGTGTGACAGCGGCGCTCGTCGGGCGTTCGGTCTTCGGCGACTCGGCGTTCCTGCACCTGCCGGCCATCGGCGGGGTCACCCCACCGGAGTACCTGCTCTTCGCGCTGCTCGGGCTCGTCGCGGGAGCGGTGGGCATCGGCTTCACCCGGGTGCTCTACCTCGTCGAGGACGCCTGCGACCTCCTGTGGCGGGCGAGCCGCGGTCCGGAGTGGCTGCGGCCCGTCGTCGGCGGCCTGCTCCTCGGCCTGCTCCTGCTCGCGCTGCCCCAGATGTACGGCGTCGGGTACCCGGTCCTCGAGCACGGGGTCGCCGGGCAGTACGCGCTCGGGTTCCTCGCCGTGCTCGTGGTCGGGAAGGTGCTCGCCACCTCGTTGACGCTCGGGATCGGCGGTTCCGGCGGGGTGTTCGCGCCGTCGCTGTTCATCGGGGCCATGGTCGGTGCGGCCTTCGGCGAGGCCGCGGCGGTGGTCGAGCCGGCCCTGCACGGGCAGATCGGGGCGTTCGCGGTCGTCGGGATGGGAGCGGTGTTCGCCGGGTCGACCCGCGCACCGATCACGGCGGGCATCATGCTCTTCGAGTTGACCGGCGACTACGCGCTCGTCCTGCCGGTCGTCGTCGCGGTCGTCATCGCGACGGCGGTGTCGAAGGTCCTGTCGCGCGACACCGTGTACACGCTCAAGCTCAGTCGCCGCGGCGTGGACCTGACCGACTCGGCGGTCCCGGTCCGCCGGTCCTCGGGGGCGACGGTCGGTGGTGCCGCGCGGCCGCTCGGCGCGCTGGTACCGTTGACCGCGACCGCAGCCGAGGCGCTCGTGGCCGTCGAGACCGGCGGTGGGGCACCGGTCGTCGTGGTGGACGCCGAGGGACGCTTCGCGGGCGTCGTGTCCGCGCGGTCGGCCGGCGAATCGGTGCTCACCGACGTGGACTTCGCGGACCGTCCGGTGCTCGACGTCGCGTCCGACGTGACGGCGGTCCACGACGACGTCGAGCTCGACGGGGTCGTGCAGGACGTGATCGAGGCGTCGGACACCGCCGGCCTGCCGGCGGTCGACGGGGACGGCCGCCCGGTCGGGTGGCTCGGTCGGGCAGACGCGCTGCGGGCTCTGGTCCCCGCCGCCTGA